Within Cellulophaga sp. L1A9, the genomic segment GAAATACTAGATGCGGCAACGCTCTTCGTTCCAGAATCAAAGTGGTTTCAAAAAGGTGGTAAAGAGGGCATCCATACAGAACACATGGGATACATATTGAGTGATTTACAGTATATGCAGCGCACATACCCTAATATGGAATGGTAATAGAAATGCAACATATAGACAAACAATTAATTCCAATTTTAGAAAAGGTATCCGACCCAGAGATTCCGGTACTTTCTATTATGGATATGGGAGTTGTTCGTTCTGCGGTCATTTCTGATACTGACACAGTACATGTTGTAATTACACCAACCTATAGTGGTTGTCCTGCTATGGATGTGATTGGAGATGATATTACAGCCGCACTTAAAATTGCAGGGTATACTGCTACAATAGAATTAGTGTTGTCACCTGCATGGACAACAGATTGGATTACCCCAAGAGGACGTAAAGCGCTTGAAGACTATGGCATTGCAGCACCATTAGATGCACATGCCGATAAAGAAGCATTATTAGAGAATAAAAGAATTGTAAAATGCACCAATTGCGGTTCTACGGAAACCCAATTGGTAAGTCAATTCGGTTCTACGGCTTGTAAGGCATTGTTTAAATGCGAAAACTGTCAAGAACCTTTTGATTATTTCAAATGTCTAAAATGATTATGGCGACTATTCAAAAAGATATAGAGAACAACATTGCTTTTTTAAGACTGAATCGACCTGATGTCTATAATAGTTTTAATAGGGAAATGGCGCTTCAATTGCAAAAAGAGCTGGACTTCTGTGCAAGTAGTGATTTGGTCAGAGCGGTGGTTATTTCTGGAAACGGAAAAGCGTTTTGTGCTGGTCAAGACCTGAAAGAGGTGACCGATAAAGAATTAAACCCAGGGTTTCGTACGATTCTAGAAGAGCACTACGCTCCGATAATAGAAAAAATCAGGAACCTTAAAAAACCCGTGATTGCTGCCGTAGATGGAGTAGCTGCAGGGGCAGGCGCGAATATAGCATTAGCCTGTGATGTTGTAGTTGCTAGTGAAAGAACAAGCTTTATACAAGCGTTCAGCGGCATTGGCTTAGTGCCTGATAGTGGCGGCACCTTCTTTTTGCCAAGACTTATTGGTTTTCAAAAAGCATCGGCCTTGGCCATGTTGGGTGACAAAATCAAGGCAAAAGAAGCGGAACGTATGGGAATGATTTATAAAGTTTTTACTGTTGAAGCTTTTGATGAAGAAGTACAAAAAATAGCTGAGAAAATGGCACAAATGCCAACGATGGCACTAGGGCTAATTAAGCAAGCATTAAACAGTTCGATGACAAATTCGCTCGAAGACCAATTGAAACTAGAAACAGAGCTGCAATTGAAGGCATCAGAAAGTAATGATTACGAGGAGGGCGTGACGGCATTTCTTCAAAAAAGAAAACCAGAATTCAAAGGTAACTAGTATGAATGTAGGCGTTATAGGTTCAGGAACAATGGGCAGCGGTATTGCACAAGTAGCGGCAACTTCAGGTTGCACCGTAAATTTGTATGACACCAATCAAGCGGCATTGGATAAAGCTAAAGCAGTTCTCGAAAAAATACTACTACGTTTAATTGAGAAAGGGCGAATAGATACCGCGGAGAAAAATAGAATTCAAAACAAAATCTCCTATGTGAATCAGTTAAAAGATTTAGCAGATTCAGACCTTACTATAGAGGCGATTATTGAAAATCTTGATATCAAGAAAAAAGTATTTATAGAATTAGAGGGTTACGTTTCCGATGATTGTATTATCGCTTCCAATACATCGAGCCTTTCTATTGCTTCTATAGCAGCTTCATTGAAAAAGCCAGACCGTTGTATTGGAATTCACTTTTTCAATCCTGCGCCATTAATGAAATTGGTAGAGGTGATTCCTGCTATTCAAACTTCAAAAGAGGTAGTGCAAAAATCCGTAGCGATTATTTCCGATTGGAAAAAAGTGGTAGCCGTAGCCAAAGACACTCCAGGTTTTATAGTAAACAAAGTGGCACGACCATTTTACAGTGAATCTCTTAGAATATATGATGAAGGTATTGCATCTTTCGAAACCATAGATTATAGTTTAAAAACTTTGGGAGGCTTCCGTATGGGACCATTTGAGCTAATGGATTTTATAGGAAACGATGTCAATTATGCGGTAACCGAATCCGTTTTTGCCTCTTTTTATTATGATGATCGATACAAACCTTCCTTTACACAAAAAAGACTTTCAGAAGCAGGATACCTAGGTAGAAAATCGGGTAGAGGATATTACGATTATACGAGCATCTCTGATTTAGAAAAGCATCAGGATAAATATAAAAGCAGCGATGTATTTTTGAAGCAACAAATATTGGAGCGTGTTCTGGCAATGCTTATCAATGAAGCGGCAGATACCTTATTTATGGGAATTGCTACTGCAGAGGATATTGATAATGCAATGACCAAAGGCGTAAACTACCCTAAAGGATTGTTAGCATGGGCCGATGAAAAAGGAACGGATTGGTGTGTAACAATGATGGATAAGTTATATGATGAATATCATGAAGATAGATATCGATGTAGCCCATTATTGCGAAGTATGAGCAAGGAAAATAAAACATTTTTTTAATGGAAGGAAAAGATATTCCCTTTAGAATGCTAGATGCGGATCCATTCAGTAATTGGTTGGGTATAGCGATACTGGAATCTAGGGTAGGTTATTGCAGGGTAGGTATGACCATCCGCAGAGAAATGTTGAACAGCATGGGAAAAGCTCACGGTGGCATAACATTCTCTTTGGCGGATACTGCTTTTGGGTTTACCAGCAATACCCACGGTAAATATGCGGTCTCTATTGAAACATCTATCAATCATATTGAAGCATTAGAGGAAGGCGATTTTATTACTGCGGAATGTAGTTTAGAAAAAGTAAAGAATAAAGTAGGGTTTAATATCATCGCAGTAAAAAAAGGTGATGATTTGGTAGCACTATTCAAAGGTGTCGTATACAGAACACAAAAAGATTGGGAATAAAATGAAAGAAGCATATATTATAGATGGCGTTAGAACACCCATCGGAAGTTATCAAGGTACATTATCGTCTGTAAGAACAGATGATTTAGGGGCTTTGGTGATTAAGGAAATCGTATCAAGAAATCCAGCTATCCCAAAAGAAGCCTATGACGATGTTATCATGGGTTGCGCAAACCAAGCAGGAGAAGATAACCGTAATGTAGCGCGAATGTCTTCCTTATTAGCAGGATTGCCTTTTAGTGTTCCTGGTGAAACGGTAAATCGTTTATGTAGTTCTGGCCTATCCGCAATCATTCATGCAAATAGAGCTATCAAAGCAGGGGACGGTGATGTATTTATTGCTGGTGGTGTGGAGAATATGACACGTGGGCCATATGTCATTTCAAAACCCTCAACAGGTTTTGGTGGTGATTCTAGAATGTATGATTCTACATTCGGATGGCGATTTATCAATCCGCAAATGCAAAGAATGTACGGTACGGACGGCATGGGAAATACAGCTGAAAACCTAGTGGATAAATACAATATTTCAAGGGAAGACCAAGACACCTTTGCCTATGGTAGCCAGATGAAGGCAACCAAAGCACAGGAAAATGGTCGTTTGGCAAAAGAGATTATTACCGTTGAAATTCCACAACGTAAAAAAGACCCTATTCAATTTTCAAAAGACGAGTTTGTAAAGCCAACAACAACTCCTGAGATTTTGGCAAAACTAAGACCAGCATTTAAAAAAGAAGGCGGTAGTGTAACCGCTGGAAATTCCTCTGGATTAAATGATGGTGCTGCGGCAACTATAATCGCTTCTGAAGATGCGGTTAGAAAATATAATCTTAAGCCAATCGCTAGAATTGTAAGTTCTGCGGTGGTTGGTGTAGAACCTAGAATAATGGGTATTGGACCCGTAGAAGCATCAAATAAAGCTTTGAAAAAAGCGGGCTTGACCATGGCAGATATGGATGTTATCGAATTGAACGAGGCTTTTGCATCGCAGGCACTTGCCTGTATAAGAGCTTGGGGGTTAGCTGATGATGATGCCAGAATAAACCCAAATGGAGGTTCTATTGCCATCGGACATCCACTTGGGGTGACAGGTACAAGAATTGCCTATTCCGCAGCTTTAGAACTGCACGAACAAAACAAGAGGTACGCTTTGATTACCATGTGTATTGGTGTGGGGCAGGGGTATGCCGCAATTATTGAAAGAGTCTAAGTAAAGGAAAAGAGGTATGAAAAAGTCACAAAATTTTGTATTAGATAATTGGGTTGAAGGTAAAGGTGAAGGAATACCCATGTTCGATGCGGTAACAGGCGAAGTAGTTTCCCTTTCCGATACAGAAGGGTTGAACTTTGAAGAAATTTTGCATCACGGTAGAACGGTTGGTGGTGAAGTATTACGCAAGATGACCTTTCAAGAACGGGGTAATATGCTTAAATCCTTAGCACTACATCTCACTAAGAAGAAAGAAGCCTTTTACGAACTAAGTTATAGAACAGGAGCGACTAGAATTGATAGTTGGATAGACATTGAAGGTGGTTTTGGTAACCTATTTGCCAATGCATCCCTTCGTAAATTGTTTCCCAATCAATCGTATCATGTAGAAGGTGAACCTATAGACTTATCTAAAGGAGGCCGTTTTATGGGACATCATATTATGGTGCCTAAAAGAGGGGTAGCCATTCATATTAATGCCTTTAACTTTCCTATTTGGGGCATGTTAGAAAAATGCGCTTGTAATTGGATGGCAGGAGTGCCTGCAGTAGTAAAACCAGCAACCAACACCTCATATTTAACCGAAGCCGTAGTTAAAGAAATTATAGCTTCGGGTATCTTACCCAAAGGAGCCTTGCAATTAATTACGGGTTCTGCTAGAACTATATTAGAAACTGTAGATTCTCAAGATGTAGTCACATTTACAGGCTCTGCAAGTACAGGTAGATTGTTAAAGTCCAATCCTAGAATTATAAATGAATCGGTTCCTTTTACTATGGAAGCAGATTCTTTAAACTCCTGTATTTTAGGAGAAGATGCGATTCCTGGCACACCAGAATTTTCTTTGTTTATAAAAGAAGTGAGAAAAGAGATGACCGTGAAGTGCGGACAAAAATGTACTGCAATACGGAGGGTAATTGTTCCTGAAAAATTGGTAGAAGATGTACAAATAGCCTTAGGTAAAGAACTAGCTAAAATCACCATTGGTGACCCACGACTTAAAGAAGTAAGAATGGGAGCTTTGGTAAGTAAAGATCAAGTAATCGAGGTAAAAGAGCGTGTTGCTGAACTAGCGAAAACTGCTGAAATCATATATGGCGATTTTGAAAAAAATGAAATCATTGGTGGCAACTACAAAGACGGCGCATTTTTAAGTCCGATAGTCTTAAGAGAAGATAATCCTTTTGAAAATTTAAGGGTACACGATACTGAAGCTTTTGGTCCTGTTAGTACAATTATGCCTTACAAAAATTTAGAAGAGGCAATTACCCTAGCGCAAATGGGTAAAGGTTCTTTGGTTTCTTCAATAGTAACTAATGATGATAAAATAGCTAAGGAATATACCATTAACGCTGCGGCATATCATGGTAGAATTCTCATCTTAAATAGAGATAGTGCTAAAGAAAGTACAGGCCATGGCTCGCCATTACCAACCTTAGTACATGGTGGTCCTGGTCGTGCCGGTGGCGGTGAAGAAATGGGCGGTTTACGTGGCATAAAGCATTATTTGCAACGTACGGCAATTCAAGGCTCTCCCACTACCCTAACCGAAGTAACAGGTATTTACCAACCAAATGCTAAATACAAAGAGGCGGCTCAACATCCATTTAAATACCATTGGGAAGATATTCAACCGGGCATGTCTTTAAAGACCCATAAGCGGACTTTTACAGATACAGATATCATCAATTTTGCCAATGTTACTTGGGACCATTTTTATGCCCATACCGACATTACGTCTTTAGAGGGCAGCATTTTTGAGAAAAGAACGGCGCACGGCTATTTCATTATTTCCGCTGCCGCGGGATTATTTGTTTACCCGAATAAGGGCCCAGTTTCTGCCAATTACGGATTAGAAGAGTGCAGGTTCCTTCGTCCATTATACCACAATGATACCGTTTATGTTCGCTTGACATGTAAGCAAAAAGTAGATAGAGATGTAGCGAGTGCAGAGCATCCTAGTGGTATCGTAAAATGGTTTGTTGAAGTTTTTGATGCCGAAGATGAATTGGTGGCTATTGCTACTATTTTGACCATGGTGCAAAAGAAGCAGGAAACTTTAGTCGAAATGACTGAAGATAAGATTACAGAATCTTTAGCGAAGTTGACAGAAGCTTCAAAACCAAAATGGGGCATCATGACGCCGCAACATATGATTGAGCATCTAGATTTCACCTACAAAATAGCTGCTGGAGAAGTACAGGATTTTGATATTGCAACTCCAGAAAAGATATTAGAAAAAGTACACAATAGTCTCTATGATTATGAGCCATTTCCAAAAAATAGTCAGTTTCCGCTATTGGAAAAAGACACGCTTGCTCCTTTACAATATCCCGATTTGCAGACAGCTATTGAAAGTCTTATTAAGAATCGAAATGGCTATTTATCTTATTTCAAGGAGAACCCAGAAACAAAGTTGAAAAATTTGATTTTTGGGGAACTGAACAAATATGAATGGTATTTACTGGAACGAAAGCACTTGAACCATCACTTTGAACAATTCGGATTGATTTAGAATAATAGCAATGGAAAATAAACCCTACGTAAACATAGAGGTAGCCAATAGTATGGGTATGATAACTTTTTATCATCCTTCACATAATTCGCTTCCGGGAGATATTTTGGCAAAGCTTGCGCAAACCATTACCGAAGCGGGGAAAAACGATGCCATAAAAGTCATTGTTTTAAAAAGTGCTGGTGACAGAGTGTTTTGTGCCGGAGCAAATTTTAAAGAGTTACTGGCAATTAATAGTATTGAAGAGGGGCGACAGTTCTTTTCTGGTTTTGCTAAAGTCATCAATTCTTGCAGAAAATGCCCAAAACTTATAATAGGTCGTATTCAAGGCAAGGCAGTCGGAGGAGGCGTTGGATTGGCAGCAGCGGTTGATTATTGCCTAGCTACTAAGTATGCTTCTGTAAAATTAAGTGAACTAAACATAGGTATCGGTCCCTTCGTTGTAGGCCCTGCTGTAGAAAGAAAAATCGGTGTCTCAGCAATGTCGCAATTAGCTATTAACGCAGATACCTTTCAAACTGCTGAATGGGTAAGAGAAAAAGGGCTATACACCGAGATTTTTGATACAACTGAAGAATTGGACAATGCTGTTGTTGAGTTAAGCTTGAAACTTGCAAAATATAACCCTAAGGCCATGCAACTCTTAAAAACCACTTTTTGGAAAGGAACAGAAGATTGGGATAAACTTTTAGCAGTACGTGCAGAAATAAGCGGGGAATTAGTGCTTTCTGATTTTACAAAAGAGAAATTGAAATGATTTACAGTTTCCAAGGATATATTCCTGTCGTACACCAATCTAGTTTCGTTCACCCTCTAGCAGCCGTTACCGGTAATGTAATCATTGGTAAAAACTGTTATATAGGGCCAGGTGCAGCTATTCGCGGTGATTGGGGACAAATTATTTTGGAAGACGGTGTGAACGTTCAAGAGAATTGCACGGTGCATATGTTTCCGGGTAAATCTATAGTTTTAAAAGAAAGTGCACATGTCGGCCATGGGGCGATTATCCACGGGGCGAATCTGGGAAAGAATTGTCTTATCGGTATGAATTCCGTTATTATGGACGATGTGGTAATTGGAGACGAATCCATAATTGGGGCAATGGCATTTGTGCCTGCTGAAACAAGTATTCCTGTTAGAAGTTTGGTTGTTGGAAATCCCGCAAAAGTGGTGAAGCAAGTTAGTGATGAGATGATAGCTTGGAAAACAAAAGGCACCAAACTGTATCAAGAACTGCCCAAAGAATGTCATGAAAGTCTAAAGGAGGTTGCTCCATTACGTGAAGTTCCAAAAGACCTTCCTAAACAAGATGATGCATATCGAACACTTCGAGAAAGTTTTAAAAAGAAGTGATTTGAAGACAATAGAGTCACTACCAACTCAAAAAAATGCCCTGTGGAGTTTAGCTCTTTACCAACATCAAAAATAAATCATCCCAATAAAATACAAATGACCAATTCTTTGAAAGACGTCGGAATTACCCATAGTAATATCAATACTCAAACTTCTCCAGAAGTGCTACAATCAATTAGCATTAAGAAAAATATGGGCCAGGAAAATTCGGATGGTGTATTATGTATCAATACAGGTGAGTTTACCGGGCGTTCTCCAAATGACCGTTTTATTGTAAAAGATGATATTACTAGAGACAAAATTTGGTGGGGGGCTATTAACATCCCTTTTAAACCAGAAAAATTTGATGCTCTATATGATAAGGTAATTTCATATTTGAATCAAGAGGAACTTTATGTTCGTAGTTGTTATGCATGTGCGCATAGCAATTACCAAATGAGTATTCGGGTTGTAAACGAATATCCTTGGTCCAATATGTTCGCTTACAATATGTTTATACGACCAACGGAGGAAGAATTAAAAACCTTTGAGCCAGAATGGACGGTGATAAATGCACCAGGTTTTATGGCAGATCCAAAAACAGATGGAACACGCCAACATAATTTTGCTATTTTAAATTTTACAAAAAAAATAGCTTTGATTGGTGGAACTGGCTATACAGGTGAAATTAAAAAAGGTATTTTTTCTGCGTTAAACTTCATACTTCCGACGGAGAAAAATACCTTGCCAATGCATTGTTCTGCTAACATAGGTGAAAAAGGAGATACCGCAATTTTCTTTGGATTATCCGGCACAGGAAAAACAACCTTGTCAACAGATGCCAAACGAAAACTTATTGGTGACGATGAGCATGGGTGGAGTATGGATAATGAGATTTTTAATTTCGAAGGCGGTTGCTATGCAAAAGTGATTAATCTATCTAAAGAAAGTGAGCCTGAAATTTACGGTGCCATTAAAAAGGGCGCTATTTTAGAGAACGTAGTATTGGATGATAAGGGTATTGTAAACTACACAGACACATCCATTACCCAGAATACAAGAGTAAGTTATCCTATTCATCATATCGATAATATTCAATCGCCTTCAATAGGGGGAAATCCAAAGAATATTTTCTTTTTGACTGCTGATGCTTTTGGGGTGTTACCTCCAATTTCGAAGTTAACACCAAACCAAGCTGCTTATCACTTTATCTCAGGTTATACCGCCAAGGTCGCTGGTACCGAAGCGGGAGTTGTTGAGCCTATGCCTTCTTTTTCTGCATGTTTCGGCGCACCGTTCATGCCATTGCATCCAGCTAAATATGCCGAAATGTTAAGTAAAAAAATGAAAAAGGCGGGTGTAAATGTGTGGTTGGTGAATACGGGTTGGACAGGCGGTCCTTACGGAATAGGTACTCGAATGAAATTAAAGTATACCCGCGCTATGATAGATGCAGTTCTCAATGGTGAGCTAGGAGCTTACAATTACGATAATTATCATATTCATTCAGTTTTCGGAGTTGCGCAGCCACGTGAATGCCCAGGTGTCCCAACAGACGTTTTAAGTCCGAGAACCACCTGGAACGATGATAAGGCCTATTACGAAGCAGCTTTCAAACTAGCGAATGCTTTTCGAGAGAATTTTAAAAAGTTCGAAGCGTACGCAAGTGAAGAAATTCATCGTGGTGGACCACAGCGCTTCGCGTTCTAAGATTAGGTCATAATTCATCTTTTGAATTCTAGCAGCTACCATCCGATTAAAGCGACCAGATTACATTGCTTTTTTTGTATGAAGACGGTGACATTCCCTCTATTTTTTTAAACGAATTACAAAAATGCTCATACGTATTAAAACCACTCTGAAAAGCGACACTTCGCAAATCTTCTGATTTGTCGATAAGCTTTTTCGATAATTCGATTCGTTCTTTCATTATATAGCTCACAGGCGTAATACCAATACTAGTTTTGAACCTAGTAAAAAGATTCGTTTTTCCTACCCCTGAAATAGCGACCAAATCATCGATAGTTATTTTATTGTTCAGATTGGTCTTGATGTAGTGTACTGTAGAAGCTACTTTTTTGTCTTTAATTCTGTTCTTGAAATTTTCCTTTAAGAGCTTACCCGCCTCGGTTTGAAAAAGTCTTGATAGCAACTCTTTGAGCATAAGGGTATGTATTATATTATTTTGATCTGAAGTACTTGACTGAACCGATTTAAATAATCGCTGAAAGCACTCGATATTAGCCCCGTCATTAAGGCAAATGTGGTTGTAAGTATTTGATATTGAACTATTTTTAGTTCGAAAAAAACCGTTAGGTTCGAGCAATAACTCTTCGTAAAAAGATTCCAAGAATTCGGGGGCCATATCAAGAACCAAACATTTGGTCGGATTGGATAAGCTCGCATTGGCAATAGTTACTTCCTGCTCAACTCCTTTTTCGGGAATAAAAATCATACCTGGATAGAATTCGATGTGTACATTTTCAGATTTCACTGTTTTATGTCCAACCATCATCAATGTTATTACATAACGGTTGAAGTAAAACTTTACATTCTTACATGGCGTATTGGTTTCATACACCGAGAGTTTATTACCAGAAACGAATTCATAATGCGTTCCCCTTTCGATAAATCTAGTCTCAGAACCTTTCATGTCATTGAATTATTATTCTATTAAAATGAATTATAATTATATTTTTTCGAATATATAAAATAATTTAACACTATTTGAACTATTAATTAATAATTGTGTTTTATAGTTCATTATTGACTAATGATTGTTCATTAATATTGAGAACTATTCTAAAAAGACATATTTATGAAAACGTATAAAGTTAGTATTAATGGAGAGCTAAAAGCAAGCACGAACACCTTTGAAGTAAAGAATCCAGCAACAGATGAAGTGATTGGTTATGCACCGATTTCGAATGAAGGAGAAGTAAAAGAAGCAATCGCTGCTGCCAAAGCTGCACAAAAAGACTGGGCTGCGCAATCGGATGAATATAGAAAAGGCAAGCTTATGGAAGCTGCCAAGGTTTTAGAAGATAACACCGAATACTTAGCACAATGGATAACCAAAGAACAAGGTAAGGCCATGGCCGGTCCAGGTTCTATGTTTGAAATGCAAGCCTGTGTGGGTTGGACACAAGTACCAGCATCATTGGATTTACCGGTTGAAGTAGTCTTTGAAGACGAAGCTAGAAGGGATGAGCTACATAGAAAACCAGTAGGCGTTGTAGGTGCCATTGCACCTTGGAACTGGCCTTTAATGATTGCCATTTGGCAAATTATGCCATCACTTCGTGCAGGGAATACCGTGGTAATCAAACCTTCGGAGTATACCACTATTGGTACTTTAGAAATGGTTCGTTTGCTAAATACGGTCCTTCCAGCAGGGGTATTAAATTCTATATCTGGTGGCGGTAAAGTAGGGGCCATGTTAGTTGAAAGTAAAGACGTAGATAAAATAATGTTTACAGGCTCTACCAGTACAGCACGAAAAATCATTGAGGCATCAGGAAATAACATGGCCAGATTGACTCTGGAATGTGGAGGTAACGACCCAGCTATTATTTTGCCAGGAACAGATATGACTTCTAAAGCTGGAGATTTATTCTGGGGAGCTTTCATAAATCAGGGACAAACTTGTGCATGCGCTAAAAGACTTTACGTACATGAAAATGACTATGAAAACGTAATCAATATACTTAATGATGTCAGTGGGCAAATGGCTATGGGTAATGGTATGGATGAAGGTGTGTTGTTAGGACCTATTCAGAATAAAATGCAATTTGACAAAGTAGTTGATTTGGTGGAAGATGCCAAGGCAAATGGAGCACGTGTTATTCGTGGCGGAAAAGCCACAGGTGGCGCAGGCTATTTTTATCCTATTACACTAATAGCTGATGTAGATAATGGTTCTCGTATTGTTGATGAAGAACAATTTGGACCAGTGTTACCAATTATTAAATATAAAACTGTTGAGGAAGCTATACAAAAAGCTAACGATACTCGAACTGGTTTGGGTGCCTCTGTATGGAGCGATAATATAGACGAAGCCACCAAAGTAGCCCAACAAATAGAATCTGGTACGGTATGGATCAACCAACATGGTGCAATACACCCAATGGTTCCATTTGGAGGAGTTAAAGATTCTGGTTACGGAGTTGAGTTTGGTATTGAGGGTTTAAAATCGGTAACACAACCAAGGGTTATCAGCATTAAAAAATAATACAATCAATCTAACAGAAATATCTTTTAAATGTATAATCCAAAATTAGAGACCTTACCTCTAGAAGAATTACGAAAATTACAGAATCAGCGGCTGGCTGTGATGCTCAAGAGAATTTACGATAAAGTCCCTTTTTATAAGAATAAGTTCGATGCTATAGGGTTGAAACCAGAAGACATAAAAGGAGTTGAAGATTTACATAAACTACCTTTTACCAAAAAGAGTGATTTACGTGATCACTATCCTTTCGGTCTTTTTACCTGTAAAGAAGACCAATTAAGAAGAATACATTGCTCTAGTGGTACAACAGGAAAACCTATTGTAGTGGGATATACTAAAAACGACTTGGATGTTTTTGATGAAGTGGTGGCGCGATCTTTGGCTTGTGCTGGTGCTAAACCAGGAATGAAATTGCACAATGCGTATGGGTACGGTCTTTTTACTGGAGGTTTGGGTATGCACTCTGGTGCAACCAAATTTGGTATGTCTGTTATTCCTATTTCAGGAGGAATGACAGACAGGCAATTAGACCTTCTAGAAGATTTCAAATCTGAGGTCATTTGCTGTACACCGTCATATGCACAAACAATTGCCAATGAATGTGTAAAAAGAGGTATTGATGTTGCCTCAAGGTTTAACCTTAAATATGCTATTCTTGGTGCAGAACCTTGGACAGAAGCTATCCGTCAGGAAATAGAGCAAAAGCTACACTTAAAAGCAACTAACATCTATGGTTTAAGTGAAATTATAGGGCCCGGAGTTTCTCAAGAAGATTTTGAAGAACAGGGTACAGGAAGTTATATCTGGGAAGATCATTTTTTTCCAGAAATTGTAGATAAAGACACGGGCAAACCACTGCCTTATGGTGAGGAAGGTGTTTTAGTATTCACAACCCTTACTAAGGAAGCTTTCCCTGTTTTGCGTTATTGGACCAACGATATTTGCAGTCTCACGTATGACCATAGCCACAAAAGAACCCACAT encodes:
- the paaD gene encoding 1,2-phenylacetyl-CoA epoxidase subunit PaaD, which produces MVIEMQHIDKQLIPILEKVSDPEIPVLSIMDMGVVRSAVISDTDTVHVVITPTYSGCPAMDVIGDDITAALKIAGYTATIELVLSPAWTTDWITPRGRKALEDYGIAAPLDAHADKEALLENKRIVKCTNCGSTETQLVSQFGSTACKALFKCENCQEPFDYFKCLK
- a CDS encoding enoyl-CoA hydratase-related protein, with the translated sequence MSKMIMATIQKDIENNIAFLRLNRPDVYNSFNREMALQLQKELDFCASSDLVRAVVISGNGKAFCAGQDLKEVTDKELNPGFRTILEEHYAPIIEKIRNLKKPVIAAVDGVAAGAGANIALACDVVVASERTSFIQAFSGIGLVPDSGGTFFLPRLIGFQKASALAMLGDKIKAKEAERMGMIYKVFTVEAFDEEVQKIAEKMAQMPTMALGLIKQALNSSMTNSLEDQLKLETELQLKASESNDYEEGVTAFLQKRKPEFKGN
- a CDS encoding 3-hydroxyacyl-CoA dehydrogenase NAD-binding domain-containing protein, coding for MNVGVIGSGTMGSGIAQVAATSGCTVNLYDTNQAALDKAKAVLEKILLRLIEKGRIDTAEKNRIQNKISYVNQLKDLADSDLTIEAIIENLDIKKKVFIELEGYVSDDCIIASNTSSLSIASIAASLKKPDRCIGIHFFNPAPLMKLVEVIPAIQTSKEVVQKSVAIISDWKKVVAVAKDTPGFIVNKVARPFYSESLRIYDEGIASFETIDYSLKTLGGFRMGPFELMDFIGNDVNYAVTESVFASFYYDDRYKPSFTQKRLSEAGYLGRKSGRGYYDYTSISDLEKHQDKYKSSDVFLKQQILERVLAMLINEAADTLFMGIATAEDIDNAMTKGVNYPKGLLAWADEKGTDWCVTMMDKLYDEYHEDRYRCSPLLRSMSKENKTFF
- a CDS encoding PaaI family thioesterase → MEGKDIPFRMLDADPFSNWLGIAILESRVGYCRVGMTIRREMLNSMGKAHGGITFSLADTAFGFTSNTHGKYAVSIETSINHIEALEEGDFITAECSLEKVKNKVGFNIIAVKKGDDLVALFKGVVYRTQKDWE
- the pcaF gene encoding 3-oxoadipyl-CoA thiolase yields the protein MKEAYIIDGVRTPIGSYQGTLSSVRTDDLGALVIKEIVSRNPAIPKEAYDDVIMGCANQAGEDNRNVARMSSLLAGLPFSVPGETVNRLCSSGLSAIIHANRAIKAGDGDVFIAGGVENMTRGPYVISKPSTGFGGDSRMYDSTFGWRFINPQMQRMYGTDGMGNTAENLVDKYNISREDQDTFAYGSQMKATKAQENGRLAKEIITVEIPQRKKDPIQFSKDEFVKPTTTPEILAKLRPAFKKEGGSVTAGNSSGLNDGAAATIIASEDAVRKYNLKPIARIVSSAVVGVEPRIMGIGPVEASNKALKKAGLTMADMDVIELNEAFASQALACIRAWGLADDDARINPNGGSIAIGHPLGVTGTRIAYSAALELHEQNKRYALITMCIGVGQGYAAIIERV
- the paaZ gene encoding phenylacetic acid degradation bifunctional protein PaaZ, with product MKKSQNFVLDNWVEGKGEGIPMFDAVTGEVVSLSDTEGLNFEEILHHGRTVGGEVLRKMTFQERGNMLKSLALHLTKKKEAFYELSYRTGATRIDSWIDIEGGFGNLFANASLRKLFPNQSYHVEGEPIDLSKGGRFMGHHIMVPKRGVAIHINAFNFPIWGMLEKCACNWMAGVPAVVKPATNTSYLTEAVVKEIIASGILPKGALQLITGSARTILETVDSQDVVTFTGSASTGRLLKSNPRIINESVPFTMEADSLNSCILGEDAIPGTPEFSLFIKEVRKEMTVKCGQKCTAIRRVIVPEKLVEDVQIALGKELAKITIGDPRLKEVRMGALVSKDQVIEVKERVAELAKTAEIIYGDFEKNEIIGGNYKDGAFLSPIVLREDNPFENLRVHDTEAFGPVSTIMPYKNLEEAITLAQMGKGSLVSSIVTNDDKIAKEYTINAAAYHGRILILNRDSAKESTGHGSPLPTLVHGGPGRAGGGEEMGGLRGIKHYLQRTAIQGSPTTLTEVTGIYQPNAKYKEAAQHPFKYHWEDIQPGMSLKTHKRTFTDTDIINFANVTWDHFYAHTDITSLEGSIFEKRTAHGYFIISAAAGLFVYPNKGPVSANYGLEECRFLRPLYHNDTVYVRLTCKQKVDRDVASAEHPSGIVKWFVEVFDAEDELVAIATILTMVQKKQETLVEMTEDKITESLAKLTEASKPKWGIMTPQHMIEHLDFTYKIAAGEVQDFDIATPEKILEKVHNSLYDYEPFPKNSQFPLLEKDTLAPLQYPDLQTAIESLIKNRNGYLSYFKENPETKLKNLIFGELNKYEWYLLERKHLNHHFEQFGLI